The DNA segment ACATAGATTTCAGAAGATTGAACTAtataacacaaatatcaaaagacATATATCCTCCATAGCTGAACcagaaaaacctaaaaaattatgGACCAgcatgttaaaattttcaactccAGTcaaaatgcatgtgattgaaaatattcaaatatatGCACAACACAAAGTGCGTGGGGAAAGGATACAAAAGGAGCAACCTTggattggaaataaaaaaagcataaaTAATTTGGTTCAGTATgcacaaggaagaaaaaagaaaaccttgatGATTACGTCGCCTGGAACATACATGAATCTCTTCAGATGCGGGTACACTTTTGGAATCACAAAAGGTGCTATTTCATGAAGGGAAGTCCAGCTACCTTTGGCATCAGTAGTAGTAGTACCCAATTTCTCAATGACTTCCTTATGTCTATTTAAGAAGACAAGCCATCAATAATGCAGATATAACCTGGTAATTGGTATTTGGATTATTTGCCCAATAGACTATCATACCCAAGTATTTCAATGTCAGAATGTGGAAACAAAAGTTTCAGCTTGTAGTAAGTCGGTTTTTCTTCCTCCTTATCTGGtatgaagaaatggaaataaaGATTTTCCATCATCCTGaaacaaaattgaataaaaattgAGAACAGgaagacaatgaaaaatgatGAGTAGCAGGCGCTAGTGGGAGAAATGGAAGCCACTCCATCTAGCTATACAGGATATATCAAGTTCTGTACATGCTCTGTATGGATAAATATGCAGAGGAATAATACTAGAGGAAGATTCAGGACAAGCATATATCAGCCTTAcaaagcaaatgaataacccATCTACATTTGCATTTTATGCAATCATCAGTAAAAGTAGCATATCTAGTACGAGAAACTAACTACTATTCAGTCCAGTCCAGACCACCTGCTGCAAAGCAAACCTAGGCTCAGCAAAGGTGGTATAAATGATACATATGTTGATGCCTAACCCTGCAGATAGCAAAATAAGTCAAAGCATGGAGGAAGTAGCAATGCCCGTCGTCTCTCGCAGAGTAGTTGGGAGCCCCGTCGTTCTCGCCTGACGATGGGAGGAAGACGCGGCTGAGTCTCCACTTCCTCCGGTCGAAAATAGGGGAACTCCGGCGGAGGGTTTTGACGCTGGATTTGGAACGTCTGCCGGCAACGGAGCTCCAGCGGAAACCCTTTCCAATGATGTGCATTCCTGATTCCACGTTACGCCCAATGCCCTGTCGTCTCTCGCAGAGTAGTTGGGAGCCCCGTTTGCAGCAGGTAACGCCTGGAAGTTCTCCGTTTTACTCTGTGAGTACTGCAAAAACAAACATAGCATTCCTTTGATCTCATCCTTGAACTCATTGAGCCTTTCGTCCATTCTCCTAGTTGCAGTAGCAAGGTCTCGCCTGATGTGGGCAATCTCAAATCCGTGCTTTGCCACAGTTTCCTGTAAGTTTTCTTGACTTTCCCTTTCAGACCACACGATTTCTGTTTGATCGTTCTCATTTACATTCGATGCAGactctgtatttttttttttctgcagcaGAGTCGTtcgccttttctttttctttatctctTGCTTCTTTTGTAGCAGTCATGTGCACGGTAGGAACGGagccttgctctgataccaaactgatGCAGCACTGCTTGCAAAACAGACTTTGCAACGCCAACTTGCAGAAGACAACAAACTTTCTAAACTAACTAGTTACACTAGGCGACAAGAAGAAAGTAGAAGATGGAAGCAACACAAAACGAAAATAAAGCTTTTCTTCATTCGACATCAAGTGTATACAAAATAACTTTGCCGCCCATTTATATGGACGAGAATAGCAACAGGTCCGGTCCTGAACAAGTGCTCGAATCCAAACAGACCCACTTAGATACAAATGAATATACTAACAAAATggataacaaaataacatatgtaaATCAAAGTTACATTTCAACCCTTGGTCCGCCTCGAGTATCTACGCAGAGGCACCTCCTCTCGTGTAAGCTCTAGGTCCATAGGGGATCCCACGGTTGAAAGCTCATGGACTGCACTGATGCCCGAAGGTGGAACCTGAGGCGAGGAAGTGGACCCAGGAGAGTGACGGGTCTGGTCCTGCCCTGCATTAGGTTGGCTGGATGGAAGGCTCAGATCTTGTCCTACGCAGGCCGGCTATGCCTTATTCGGTATGTGTTGATAACTTTGCTTTACTATTGGATGATGGCCTTTAGATTGCCTAATGTCGTATTAAGGAGAATCAAACAAACTTGTATTAAGTTCTTGTAGAATGAGGAAGGAGGTTCTAGACACATGCATCTAATTAAATGGAAGAGACTGTGACTTCCTCTAGGAGAAGAAGGTTGGAGGAAGTGAACAGAGCGATGGTCCCTAGCAGGTGTAGTCGTCCTTTGACTAGTGGGGATCCTTGGGCTAACATGTTTAGGGCCCGTTCGATGGCCACTGCTGCCTCCCTTGGTCACCTCCCTCCTGCCTGCACACGACGCCCTCTCATCCTCCTGCTCCCCTCGTCGTCTCCCtcaccctctcactctcctgttCCCCTCATCGGAGGACATTGATTGGAGATACCATGGCGTCGGAGGATGAGGGCAGCTGCGTCATCATCGAGAGCAAGGCCATCGCCGGCACCATCCGCAGCGAAATTGCCAAGGATGTGCAAGACCTCTCCCAGAAATACAACAAAGTAAGGAACATTCATCTTCACCTTACTTCCTTCTCACTTCTTTAGTTGGCCCAAGGACATTAGATTCTGTCTTTGCATTGCCGACCATCTTTGATTTGGCGTTCTGTTGACCTACTAAATAATAGATTTATTTTTGATTGAGTATGCGATTCAGATGCTTGTGGAATTCGAAGGCAAAGCACTGAAATCACCCTTGTTTACTGctctgaaacattatttttggCATAAGGTGGCACAGTTGTCGATGATTTAATCTAgatgcaatttgtttttttgaggAGTTTGTAGgtgaaaaattgcaaaagagGTGGCATTCATTTGTTGGATTCGGACCAGTACTACTAGGGATGATTTTTGTCACACCGTCCAGTACCACCCACAAAATGGAGAACAGTTAAAGGGCAGTGAAGCAGAGGTTGGAATTTTTGTTACTGTTGAAAGCCTGTTATATTGGTTATAAATAAAGTCCAGCGCCAAGATTTTGGTTCTCATTCGTGTTGCTATGCAACTCggtgatttgttttgggatgatTTATGAAGAAATCCATAATTTTTATGGTATTATGGGTTGTACAGTCCATTTTCTGATTACTGGTTTTGGCTTGGAGTCTTGTTGTGTAAGAGACTAGAGCTGTATTTTCCTTCCGATTGGGAATATTCTTAGATGGGGTATTTTAGATACTGtggttttgaatctttgatCAGCATCTGTGTTTGGGTTTGCTTAAGTACATTGATGTTTGATGTTATGTCGATGAACAAACCGAATCAGTATCTTGGTTGTTAGTTTGTGATCATACGAGTCACTTAAAAGTCTGATTTTGCTTCATTTGGGAAATCATACCTGTTTTGACCTATgtcagagagaaaaagatttgtCCAGCGAGCTGAAAGTGAAGATCGATGACCTGAAAGACAAAATCGAATCCCTTAGGAACCAGAAGTTTGAGCTGAAAAATCTGTTCAGCACTTGCTATGCCCTTATGTTTGTTGATACAAAAATCTGTTGGTTCATAGGAAAATCTGAACATTTGTTATGTTCTGTTAGCATAAATATGTTCTGTCTAACTGTTTTTGAATTCGGGTAGCATTCTTCATTTAGAAAGTAAACTGAAAACTTAATGCAAGTAAAACTTATCATATTTTGTTGATCACTATTACCACATGTGATGTTTAAATTTTACCACATgcatctatgcttttgtttgtcACTGTTGTTTATGTGCTAGAtcaatttttctcttcttctagaaaatctggaaatatgttccttatatcaaactaagaaatacaTTTCTGaaaatctagaaatatatttctttatcatcaaacacagaaatatatttctgaaaatatatttctcagtcatcacacacacatcaaaatgagaatcggaaagatttttctcattccattttttcagaaaatatatttccagaaatatatttccaattcgagatttccaagccatcaaacgggcccttaaggAAAAATATTTGATCTCTCATAGTCTTTTGGACACTCAAAAGATCACCTAATCAAAGTTGGGGCTGGAAATGATTGCAGTGGGGATGGAGCTGGATTGGAAACAAAATGAGTGGAAAGTAGGAAATGGAGAACAGATCAGGTTTTAGACTAACCAATGCCTAGGGCAAGTCTTCATCCATAGAGTTGATGAGAATGGATATGCCATAATTTGTAGTGATGTTAAAAACAGTATTCAAGAGCAACTTTGCGTTAACCAGGAAAGTCCGTCCTTTGCTATTGCTACGCAACTTGGAGTGTCCATTGCTAATATTAGGTTATGTGATGCCGAGGACACCGGTTTGGAGTGATGGTGGCAAGGAGAGCTTCAAGGCAAGAGAGATTATCAACAAGTGTAGAGTTCATGCTCCAGGGGGCTAAAGAATGGTGGCGGAAGAAACTTTGGACTAGCCAAGCCCCATCCAAGAGTTGTTGGCATTCCCTAAATCGTTTGTGAAGGTAGGATCCCCACCCTTGGCAGGATCCAGAAGGCTGGGGTTTAGCTGCTGAGAAGACGAATGCATGTCTTTGTAACATGTAAGTTAGCAAAGGAAGTTTGGAGGTATATAGATGCAAAGTTTGGTAGAGTTAAATTGCCCCAAGGTGAGATTATATATGAGTTTAAGAGATGGATGCAAGCAAAGATCTTGGTGAAGTGGAGGTGTCAATGCTGGAGGATGTCCTTCTTAATTGTCTGTTGGAGTATGTGGCGTCTTATGAACAGATGCTTCCATGACAGTATAGAAACCCCGGTAAGCAGGTTCAAAAGAGAGGTTTGGAGGAGCTGCTGGATAGCTTTTCCTCTGTCAAGTGACCTCCTGAGACAGAAATTAAACTTAGAATTTGGATAGAAACTGGGTTTTACTGTGAAGACACCATCAATTCGGCTAGAAATGGCTGATTAATCAACATTTTTAGAGTCAATACCAGGCATGGACTGAAAATTGCAGGCTTGAGCAATGTGGGTAATGGGCAACTGGGTTGTGTGGTGATTGTCAAGGATCATGGAAGGATTCACGAAGGAGAAATGAAAGTTTTGGAGTGCATTCTTAGATTCCATAAGGAATATCATGGTGACTATCTATTATTTCCCGTATCAAAAATTGGATGAGGAAAATTAGACAGGGTTGGAAGGGCGACGGCTAAATGCAGGTTGGAGCAGGTGTTTTGATCAAGTTCACGTGAGAATTTCTATGGAGCAGGGTCTTGGTACAGTTGACATAAGCCGACTGATTATGGATCATGACAATAACCTTCACGACTATTTTGCTGACTTGAATATGTAAATACATAGCTTGTAGGCTATGTTCtgtaacaatttttttggtgaagggtTGGGCAAATCCTTTGTGCTTATTGTTAAATGTCTTTTTCTGGTCTTCCCTTGTATATAACCATCTTGTTGAAATAAAGGCAGGGGGCCTAAACCCCAAGCAAGCTGTTTACTTCAACTAAGTTAAGTCATACATAAAAATCAGCATTCTCTGTCAGAAGGGTCAAAATTTACATAATATcctttgtaaaattttttggGCTTATAAATGTAAGTTTACACAAATAAATGAATGCATGCATACTGGTGTCTATGTCTGTTTCGTCTGCATATATGCCTACACAATATATGATCCTCTGTTAGAGGAATCACAAAAGAGATGGTCATATTACTTATATCCTCCACAACCGGACGCTTTAAATAGCTTGCATACTATATAACTGAAACCAAGCCGCTAGCAGATATATAAACTACTCATTCATTAGAACTTAGAGCTCATGTTATCGAAATTACTTTTTGTCATACACAATAAGAATGTCTATACCTCGAGCTTGAAATTGTGGAATTGATCAGAACCACAAGTGGCCGAAGATCCAAGCAGTCGATCCACGAAACTATATGCATGTCAAGCACTGAGGTTGAACTTGGTTGTTTTAAGTTATCAGGATGCTCCATCTTGCCGCGCTGCAATGTCAGTGTCTCCCCTTGTCAAATAGCTCCCATAAAATACATTTCGGTTtagaaaaaattgcatattACAAGTACTTCTGTAAAAGAGGAAGTCATTATTATCAGCCCGCAATGAGCATACCCACTGCACAACCGCGCGTGATTACTATCCTCCAAAACAATCCCAATTCGCACATCTCAAATTCATTAACCGTGTCTTGAAGCCGTCGTTCCAATGGCCATTCCCAAATCATAAAAGTTAGGTAAAAAACGTGAAGTACGACTTAACTTAAGCAGGAAGAATCGAGACACTGTCGTTCACCTGTTGCAGCTACCAAAGCTCTAGGTACTTGCTGCGCTAGAAACAAACCAAAAATTAAAACCTGAAATTCTGCAGGCTGCTGATTTTGCATGCATCAGTCTAGGCCTCACCTTAGGCACTCACCGCCCATAATTTAAACTAATGCGGTTCGAAACACAAGAAACCCAATTTTAATGAGACAAAGGTCCTTATTTTCATCCTCACAGCAGGATCCCCAACCAATGGATCCACCAAAAAAGGTTGCGGAAGCTTTTGGCCgttgaattttcctttttgaagggaaaggaaaaattcTAAACCCTAAACGAAAGCGAACGAGCAAGAGAAAAGTACACTAGTACAGAAAACTGGCGACAGCACTGGAGTCCGCCAGAGAAGAAAATCAGATAGAAGAGAACAAACAAGAGGACTTACGGCGTCGAACGGAATCCAACGACGGAGCGGATCAGAAGGATTTCGGTAATGTGTGGGCTGCATGAACTGCAGAGAGACGAGGAAGAGGATGGCGAAGAAGGCACAGATGGTGAGGCACAGGCGGGCCTTGGGCGGCGGGTCGATGTCGCCATGAATCGGTGGGCGTTCAGTCGACGgcggaggagaggaagaaggcggCGACGGGAAACCGATTCTCCTCCTGGTAATCCCGATACGGGATGTATCGCCTCCCGGCTGAGACATCGGCGCACGCCGTCGTCACCCTCGGTCGTCCCTCGTCTTCTCACCGCTCGCCAATTCCTATGGAGACCCAAATATCGACGTGATAAATTGATGTACGAATTGGATATTGGCATTTAAACTTGCAGCATGCCGAATTGTTTGTTTCccatttcttattatttttaaaacaaaaaacagtttGAATATGTTAGACTCataattttttcacatattcGTCGGATGTTGCCCGCACGGTccaaaaattataatttatcattaaaacactataaattgttgttaaaaatataataaactGGAGCTATACTACGAGACGTTCCTAATGCATATTTAGCTAAAGAATTTTAATGATGGTTTCTAATTTTTGGTGGTAGGCTATTTGTGAGTTTCATAtaatttatatctttttttaagGGGTTATTTAACATTAGGAACATtctgtgagtgtttcatgaatttactttAAAATTAGTTTAGATTCAAAAACACATAAACAAGTATTTCATGAGTAAGGTTGTTTTTGATACCAAGCAGCCCCTTAAGTTCATATATTATAATGATTTTTGAAGTCAATATTCAACAACTAACTGCTGTATTTGATTGATTCAAATTATTTGGCTCGACAGTATTGGATCAGTTGTTATGAAAACCAAAGCCAATCCATATATGAACCAAaccagtttttttcttttttcaaaaagcgTGATTTAGCACAGTTTTATGGGTTTCAACTTAGAAACatatgtgagagagaaagagagagctgaataaaattttattaaaagaaagcaCATCTAAGAGAGTTGAATgagaaaataccaaaaatttaaTAAGCAAAAGTATGAAAGTGAAAGTAAAAAATCAGAGTTAATTTTGCGATACACCTGAAGAACTGCTTGAAACTTTAAATGAACAAAATGCAACAGACAATGAAAATCATAGGTAATGCCACGAAAGAAAACATCATTACATATAGTCCGAATAGTCCATATAAGAGGAAGGAGAGTTGATAGATTTTCTaaaagctgcaaaaaaaaatttcttaaaaaaatagaCTAGCTTCatagaaagtctctctctctctctctctctctctctctctctctcttaagttGAGTACCCATTTTTTAGGAGACTTTTCCGCTAACATAGGAAAACATGTTCCCACATTTTATTAGAGGAGGATTTTGGTAATTTATGGGAGGAACTTTTTTGGATTCCACTTCTACTCTTATAGAAGGAGAGTCTTCCATTTAaaccagtaaaaaaaaaaatattttagtcatttctaGCTCATAACACATGGCCCTTGTTAGGACATAACATATGACATGATCCAGCCCATTTTAATTATATTAGCTCCTCAGGAAT comes from the Nymphaea colorata isolate Beijing-Zhang1983 chromosome 14, ASM883128v2, whole genome shotgun sequence genome and includes:
- the LOC116267621 gene encoding probable galacturonosyltransferase 6 — translated: MSQPGGDTSRIGITRRRIGFPSPPSSSPPPSTERPPIHGDIDPPPKARLCLTICAFFAILFLVSLQFMQPTHYRNPSDPLRRWIPFDARGKMEHPDNLKQPSSTSVLDMHIVSWIDCLDLRPLVVLINSTISSSRMMENLYFHFFIPDKEEEKPTYYKLKLLFPHSDIEILGHKEVIEKLGTTTTDAKGSWTSLHEIAPFVIPKVYPHLKRFMYVPGDVIIKGSVEELLGIDLTKHAIAAIEECSITLSSLVNFEVLEAMQRLAEKPWVSSLPYEKNACVLNTGVLLINSDGLENDILESILWWDKVFSNRKSRIEHTNPAISVAFYDKYVKLPDVWKIEDLEKSNAAKILRFDGLKKECTGHDRDDQAIQFSGFGSIWKQYFPPSADRILDY